In Methylocystis sp. MJC1, one DNA window encodes the following:
- a CDS encoding RES family NAD+ phosphorylase, translating into MNVWRICRKPFADLSGDGARLHGGRWNSPGWPVVYTAETAALAVLEVRVHLDLDWTVLPDDYVLMEINLPGDLSREEIRDIPPDPIAIGDSWLAAGASALLKVPSFIIPESANILINVAHPSAARAATAAIRPFSFDERLWRPR; encoded by the coding sequence ATGAATGTCTGGAGAATCTGTCGCAAGCCGTTCGCCGACTTGTCCGGCGACGGCGCCCGCCTCCATGGCGGTCGCTGGAACTCTCCAGGATGGCCGGTTGTCTACACAGCGGAAACGGCGGCCCTCGCAGTCCTCGAAGTCCGGGTCCATCTGGATCTCGACTGGACAGTGCTTCCGGACGATTACGTCCTAATGGAGATTAATCTCCCGGGAGACCTCTCGCGCGAAGAAATCAGGGATATTCCGCCCGATCCGATCGCGATCGGAGACAGCTGGCTCGCCGCCGGCGCATCTGCGCTTTTGAAAGTTCCTTCCTTCATCATTCCGGAGAGCGCAAACATCCTGATCAACGTCGCCCATCCGAGCGCGGCGCGCGCAGCCACTGCCGCAATCAGACCATTCTCGTTCGACGAACGCCTCTGGCGTCCCCGCTGA
- a CDS encoding antitoxin Xre/MbcA/ParS toxin-binding domain-containing protein — MSGGNALDFAKVGAILEIGATDSREAAEATRRGLPVAALDEIVKSGRLTPTEVDRIVLPRKTLAHRRKIGTLTPDQSDRLIRVARVIAVAETTFGSKEKASRWLRRPTTAFDGDAPISLLDTSEGSRQVEHFLARIDYGLAA; from the coding sequence ATGTCCGGCGGCAACGCTCTCGATTTCGCCAAGGTCGGCGCGATCCTCGAAATCGGCGCGACGGACAGCCGCGAGGCCGCCGAGGCGACTCGGCGCGGACTTCCGGTCGCGGCGCTAGACGAGATCGTGAAGTCGGGTCGGCTCACCCCAACGGAGGTTGACAGAATCGTTCTTCCGCGGAAGACGCTCGCCCACAGGCGGAAAATCGGGACACTCACGCCTGACCAGTCTGATCGGCTCATCCGCGTCGCACGCGTCATCGCGGTCGCCGAGACGACTTTCGGATCCAAGGAAAAGGCGTCTCGCTGGCTTCGCCGACCGACTACCGCCTTCGATGGCGATGCGCCGATCTCGCTTCTGGACACGAGCGAGGGCAGCCGCCAAGTCGAGCATTTCCTTGCCAGGATCGACTACGGTCTAGCGGCCTGA
- a CDS encoding Mu transposase C-terminal domain-containing protein, with protein sequence MDIGDIDPNEWAAAQRRAEVLSKLPERPSGEQIRDAMAALGVGRTTLFRWLKRFREFYATRRRPTLTRFWAEVAADCRRQGFPVPSIRRLRRWLDRQDEAELLRQREGKGKSEPVFLATPGTLEATAPLAIVQMDHTKVDVTVVDPITRLPIGRPTLTLAIDVATRMAMGFHLSLDPPSLAAVALCLTHAVMDKTRWLAARGIEAEWPARGIPRIIHVDNGAEFHALAFERACAEHGVDLVYRPPGTPRFGGHIERLIGTMMGAVHLIPGSHFSNIRERGDLDPERQAVMTLRELETYFALEIVGAYQARIHKALGAPPAAVWRARIGEVAVRMPSDVRRFLIDFLPAEQRVLQRDGLHLHHIRYWSDELRWHMGRGPEKLTVKYDPRDLSVVFVRVGEGYLEARPADRTRPSIALWEQRAALRALREAGRRAVDEELIFSTILAQRALVDEAVRTTKAMRRDAARRPSSSLPKTIQVPQAAEPRAADPPLVLPYFEVEEWDD encoded by the coding sequence ATGGATATTGGCGACATCGACCCGAACGAATGGGCGGCGGCGCAACGGCGGGCGGAGGTTCTCTCCAAGCTGCCGGAGCGGCCTTCGGGCGAGCAAATCCGCGACGCCATGGCCGCGCTCGGGGTCGGCCGGACGACGTTGTTTCGGTGGTTGAAGCGGTTTCGGGAGTTTTACGCGACGCGGCGGCGTCCCACGTTGACGCGGTTCTGGGCCGAGGTCGCCGCCGATTGTCGACGCCAGGGATTCCCGGTTCCGTCCATTCGCCGTCTGCGTCGCTGGCTCGATCGCCAGGACGAGGCCGAACTGCTCCGACAGCGGGAAGGCAAGGGCAAGTCGGAGCCGGTTTTTCTGGCGACGCCGGGAACGCTGGAGGCGACCGCGCCACTGGCGATCGTGCAGATGGATCACACCAAGGTGGATGTGACCGTCGTGGACCCCATCACGCGGCTTCCCATTGGCCGGCCGACGCTGACGCTGGCGATCGACGTCGCCACGCGGATGGCGATGGGCTTCCATCTGTCGCTCGATCCGCCCTCGCTGGCGGCGGTCGCGCTGTGTCTGACCCATGCGGTGATGGACAAGACGCGTTGGCTGGCGGCGCGCGGGATCGAGGCGGAGTGGCCGGCGCGGGGAATCCCCCGCATCATCCATGTCGACAATGGCGCCGAATTCCATGCGCTGGCTTTTGAGCGCGCCTGCGCCGAACACGGCGTGGACCTCGTTTATCGGCCGCCGGGAACGCCTCGTTTCGGCGGCCACATCGAGCGGCTGATCGGGACGATGATGGGGGCGGTCCATCTCATTCCCGGGTCGCATTTTTCCAACATCCGCGAACGCGGCGATCTCGATCCGGAGCGGCAGGCGGTGATGACCTTGCGCGAGCTCGAGACCTATTTCGCCCTTGAAATTGTTGGGGCTTATCAAGCGCGGATCCACAAGGCGCTCGGGGCGCCGCCGGCGGCGGTCTGGCGGGCTCGCATCGGTGAGGTCGCGGTGCGCATGCCCAGCGACGTCAGGCGGTTCCTGATCGATTTCCTTCCCGCCGAGCAGCGCGTTTTGCAGCGCGACGGCCTGCATCTCCATCACATCCGCTACTGGTCGGACGAGCTGCGCTGGCACATGGGGCGGGGCCCCGAAAAACTCACGGTGAAATACGATCCGCGCGACCTCTCGGTGGTCTTCGTGCGGGTGGGGGAGGGGTATCTCGAAGCGCGCCCGGCCGATCGAACGCGGCCTTCCATCGCGCTGTGGGAGCAGCGGGCGGCGTTGCGGGCCTTGCGCGAGGCGGGCCGCCGGGCGGTCGACGAGGAACTGATCTTCTCGACGATCCTCGCTCAGCGCGCCCTGGTGGACGAGGCGGTGCGCACCACCAAGGCGATGCGGCGCGATGCGGCGCGGCGTCCCAGTTCGTCGCTGCCGAAGACAATCCAGGTCCCGCAGGCCGCCGAGCCGCGGGCGGCGGACCCGCCGCTGGTCCTGCCCTATTTCGAGGTGGAGGAATGGGATGACTGA